A region from the Helcococcus ovis genome encodes:
- the glmS gene encoding glutamine--fructose-6-phosphate transaminase (isomerizing), which translates to MCGIVGYCGNKNATEVVLRGLEKLEYRGYDSAGISVIENATLKTFKKVGKLSNLVNYLKNNPLEGNVGIGHTRWATHGIPSEINAHPHLNKNGTISVVHNGIIENYEKLKEKLVLEGYEFKSETDTEVIAHLVDKYYEGDLVEAVAQTVKILEGAYAICVVCEDNSDELVAVRNKSPLLLGVSDKNNMVASDAASIVEYTQDVIYLDDKEIVYLKNEEKPVIYDFDLNELNKEISKIDWNLEDASKEGFDHYMMKEISEQESIVSNTLNRLVKEYNIKLGEHTFTKEEFEQFDNIYITSCGTALHAGQVGKYLIEKFVEIPVRDEIASEFAYSKPFINDKSLVIVVSQSGETADTLNAIRLSKKLGAKIYAITNVVGSTIAREADKVLYCHAGPEISVASTKAYISQVTNFYLFTLDWAYKIGKISEKQKNEVLDELLKASKVIEKLLSNNESYKNIANKIINDESVYFIGRGVDYITSKEASLKLKEISYIHSESFPAGELKHGTIALIENGTKVFVLSTQDNLIDKMISNIQEISARGAEVYTIGFDNSELKKNSKIFIEIPKISDLVAPLVSVVPLQIIAYYTALLKGNDVDKPRNLAKSVTVE; encoded by the coding sequence ATGTGCGGGATTGTAGGATACTGTGGAAATAAAAATGCTACAGAAGTTGTTTTAAGAGGATTGGAGAAACTGGAGTATAGAGGATATGATTCGGCGGGTATTTCAGTTATAGAAAATGCTACTCTTAAAACATTTAAAAAAGTTGGGAAGTTAAGCAATTTAGTAAATTATTTAAAAAATAATCCATTAGAGGGAAATGTAGGGATAGGTCATACAAGATGGGCTACTCATGGTATACCATCAGAAATCAATGCTCATCCTCATTTGAATAAAAATGGTACTATATCAGTTGTTCATAACGGTATAATTGAGAATTACGAAAAATTAAAGGAAAAATTAGTTTTAGAAGGTTATGAATTTAAATCTGAAACTGATACAGAAGTAATAGCTCATCTTGTGGATAAATATTATGAGGGGGATTTGGTTGAGGCAGTAGCTCAAACTGTAAAAATTTTAGAAGGAGCTTATGCTATTTGTGTAGTTTGTGAGGATAATAGTGATGAATTAGTTGCAGTGAGAAATAAATCGCCACTTCTTCTAGGCGTATCTGACAAGAATAATATGGTTGCTTCTGATGCTGCATCTATTGTTGAGTATACTCAAGATGTGATATATTTGGATGATAAAGAAATTGTTTATTTAAAAAATGAAGAAAAACCTGTCATTTATGATTTTGATTTAAATGAATTAAATAAAGAAATATCCAAAATAGATTGGAATTTGGAAGATGCCTCAAAAGAAGGATTTGATCATTATATGATGAAAGAAATTTCCGAACAGGAAAGTATTGTATCAAATACATTAAACAGGTTGGTTAAAGAATATAATATTAAACTTGGAGAACACACATTCACAAAAGAAGAATTTGAACAATTTGACAATATTTATATAACATCATGTGGTACTGCTTTACATGCAGGACAAGTCGGAAAATATTTGATAGAGAAATTTGTTGAAATACCTGTTAGAGATGAAATTGCATCAGAATTTGCCTATAGTAAACCATTTATAAATGATAAATCATTAGTTATAGTAGTTAGTCAATCTGGAGAAACAGCAGATACATTAAATGCTATAAGATTATCTAAAAAACTGGGTGCTAAAATTTATGCTATAACAAATGTTGTGGGCTCAACAATTGCTAGAGAAGCGGATAAAGTTTTATATTGCCATGCAGGACCGGAAATTTCAGTTGCATCAACAAAAGCATATATTTCTCAAGTTACAAATTTCTATTTATTTACTCTAGATTGGGCTTATAAAATTGGTAAAATATCAGAAAAACAAAAAAATGAAGTTTTAGATGAATTACTTAAAGCTTCAAAAGTAATAGAAAAATTATTAAGTAATAATGAATCATATAAAAATATCGCAAATAAGATTATAAATGATGAGTCGGTATATTTTATCGGAAGAGGTGTAGATTATATAACTTCAAAAGAAGCATCATTAAAACTTAAGGAAATATCATATATCCATTCAGAATCATTTCCTGCCGGAGAGTTAAAACATGGTACAATCGCATTAATTGAAAATGGAACTAAAGTTTTTGTTTTATCGACACAGGATAACTTAATTGATAAAATGATTTCTAATATACAGGAAATTTCTGCAAGAGGTGCTGAGGTATATACTATTGGGTTTGATAATAGTGAGTTAAAGAAAAATAGCAAGATATTTATTGAAATACCAAAAATATCAGATTTAGTAGCACCACTTGTAAGTGTTGTACCATTACAAATTATTGCATACTATACAGCTTTGTTAAAAGGAAACGATGTTGATAAGCCTCGTAATTTAGCTAAATCAGTTACAGTTGAATAA
- a CDS encoding alpha-amylase family glycosyl hydrolase, translating to MPKKDDNLLIFNIDPNLRKYKNDIILRIEKYKNKKKKLLNGKRKLSKIANFHKYFGFQKSKTGWFYREWAPAADEVYLTGDFNNWNPTSHPLKRINEDTWEIFVKGIRSIPHNSRIKIIIVKNGKLNYKVPMFITKVNQEKYEDNHIDFYGIMNNPSRKYKFKNEFIIPRKFKPFIYEVHIGIAQEKNGIGSYKEFIDILPRIKNLGYNTIQIMAVASHSYYGSFGYHVTNFFAASHWFGDIEDLKLLIDEAHKLEIAVLMDIVHSHASKNINEGINYYDTTEYQLFYSGKRGEHSLWDSRIFDYSKINVLKFLLSNLKYYLEEYNFDGFRFDGVTSMMYLDHGIGRNFNSYDDYFSLNTDLDATTYLTLANELIKEMNSSYITIAEDVSGMPGLCLPIKDGGLGFDYRFNMGVSNFWKQSLYQDDHNWNMFKMWHELTFSRPEEKSISYAESHDESIVGNKTIMFKLADAEIYKNMNLHNQSFLIHRAISLHKLITSITLNTASDGYLNFIGNEFGHPEWLDFPSERNNWSYKYAKRQWHLVDDKNLKYQWLNEFNKESINFSKTHNLLSYRPRLIMIENEFKLVIFKRNNLYFIYNFHPTRSYEGLTIPIEEKSRFKVIFSSDDIKFGGMNRISKEYIYESFEIFGSDFDYQLKIYSPSRTMMILKKLD from the coding sequence ATGCCAAAAAAAGATGATAATTTATTAATATTTAATATTGATCCAAATTTAAGAAAATATAAAAATGACATTATATTAAGGATAGAAAAATATAAAAATAAAAAGAAGAAATTATTAAACGGAAAGAGAAAATTATCCAAAATAGCTAATTTTCATAAATATTTCGGTTTCCAAAAGTCTAAAACAGGTTGGTTTTATAGAGAATGGGCACCCGCAGCAGATGAAGTTTATTTAACCGGCGATTTTAATAATTGGAATCCTACTTCTCATCCACTAAAAAGAATAAATGAAGATACTTGGGAAATTTTTGTTAAGGGTATTAGAAGCATTCCTCATAATTCCAGAATTAAAATTATTATTGTTAAAAATGGTAAACTAAACTACAAAGTGCCTATGTTTATAACTAAGGTAAATCAAGAAAAATATGAAGATAATCATATAGATTTTTATGGCATTATGAACAATCCTTCTAGAAAATATAAATTTAAAAACGAATTTATTATTCCTAGAAAATTTAAACCATTTATATATGAAGTACATATTGGCATAGCACAAGAAAAAAATGGTATAGGAAGCTATAAAGAATTTATTGATATTTTACCTAGAATTAAAAATCTAGGGTATAATACAATTCAAATAATGGCTGTTGCTTCCCATTCATATTATGGTTCATTTGGATATCATGTAACTAATTTCTTTGCTGCTTCACATTGGTTTGGAGATATTGAGGACTTGAAATTATTAATTGATGAAGCACACAAATTAGAAATTGCTGTTTTAATGGATATAGTTCATAGTCATGCTTCTAAAAATATTAATGAAGGTATAAATTATTATGATACAACTGAGTATCAATTATTCTATTCAGGAAAAAGGGGTGAACACAGTCTTTGGGACTCAAGAATTTTCGATTACAGCAAAATTAATGTATTAAAATTTTTACTATCCAATTTGAAATATTATCTTGAAGAATATAATTTCGACGGATTTAGATTTGATGGTGTTACATCCATGATGTACCTTGATCATGGTATAGGAAGAAACTTCAATTCTTACGATGATTATTTCTCATTAAACACAGATTTAGATGCAACTACTTATCTAACTCTTGCTAATGAACTTATTAAAGAAATGAATTCATCCTATATAACTATAGCAGAAGATGTAAGTGGAATGCCTGGGTTATGCCTTCCTATTAAAGATGGAGGACTAGGTTTTGATTATAGATTTAATATGGGTGTATCTAATTTTTGGAAACAATCACTATATCAAGATGATCACAACTGGAATATGTTTAAAATGTGGCATGAATTAACATTTTCCAGACCAGAAGAAAAATCAATATCTTATGCCGAAAGTCACGACGAATCCATTGTTGGAAATAAAACTATAATGTTTAAATTAGCAGATGCTGAAATTTATAAAAATATGAATTTGCATAATCAAAGTTTTTTAATACACAGAGCTATTTCTCTTCATAAATTAATTACAAGTATAACATTAAATACTGCGTCTGACGGATATTTAAACTTTATTGGTAATGAATTCGGTCATCCAGAATGGTTAGATTTCCCTTCAGAAAGAAATAATTGGTCATATAAATACGCTAAAAGACAATGGCATTTAGTAGATGATAAAAACTTAAAATATCAATGGTTAAACGAATTTAATAAAGAAAGTATTAACTTTTCTAAAACTCATAATCTACTTTCATATCGACCAAGATTAATAATGATTGAAAATGAATTTAAGCTGGTTATATTTAAGAGAAATAATCTCTACTTTATTTACAATTTTCATCCAACCAGATCTTATGAAGGATTGACAATTCCTATAGAAGAAAAAAGTAGATTTAAAGTTATATTTAGTAGTGATGATATAAAATTTGGTGGAATGAACAGAATTTCTAAAGAATATATATATGAGAGTTTTGAAATTTTTGGTTCTGATTTTGATTATCAACTAAAAATTTATTCCCCAAGTCGAACTATGATGATATTAAAAAAATTAGATTAA
- the tmk gene encoding dTMP kinase → MKGKFIVFEGSDGSGKSTILEKVKKYLDDNKVDYIFTREPGGTKIGEQIRNILLNNNNEDMDDKTEALLFAAQRAQNVEEVIKKGISEGKLVISDRFVLSSLAYQGYARDLGVEGVKSINDFATGALKPDYTFFLDVDPITVLNRKKISVKADRLEEEGNSFHEKVYQGYKKLLDKNTIIIDASKSVEEVEKETLEKLIKILEAK, encoded by the coding sequence ATGAAAGGAAAATTTATTGTTTTTGAAGGTTCTGATGGTTCTGGGAAATCAACCATTTTAGAAAAAGTTAAAAAGTATCTTGATGATAATAAAGTTGATTATATTTTTACAAGAGAGCCGGGAGGGACTAAAATAGGAGAACAAATTAGAAATATTTTGTTAAATAATAATAATGAAGATATGGATGATAAAACAGAAGCTTTATTATTTGCAGCTCAAAGAGCTCAAAATGTTGAAGAAGTTATAAAAAAAGGAATATCTGAAGGTAAATTAGTTATTTCTGATAGATTTGTACTTTCATCTTTAGCTTATCAAGGATATGCACGTGATTTAGGAGTTGAAGGAGTAAAGTCTATAAATGATTTTGCAACTGGAGCATTAAAACCGGATTATACATTTTTCTTAGATGTAGATCCTATTACAGTTTTAAATCGAAAAAAGATTTCTGTAAAAGCGGATAGACTTGAGGAAGAAGGTAATTCATTTCACGAAAAAGTATATCAGGGATATAAAAAATTATTAGATAAAAATACTATAATAATTGATGCGTCTAAGAGTGTAGAAGAAGTAGAGAAAGAAACTTTAGAAAAATTAATAAAAATATTGGAGGCAAAATGA
- a CDS encoding cyclic-di-AMP receptor → MKLLISIVQDNDVNLLMDDLVEKEFSVTKLATTGGFLKEGNTTLLMGVEENRVQDCLDIIEANCKKRKTTTSIINSNLQGPMFQSFPVEIEVGGATVFILDVDKFIKL, encoded by the coding sequence ATGAAACTTTTAATATCAATAGTTCAAGATAATGACGTAAATTTACTTATGGATGATTTAGTAGAAAAAGAATTTTCAGTTACGAAATTAGCGACTACAGGAGGATTCTTAAAAGAAGGAAATACTACATTATTGATGGGTGTGGAAGAAAATAGAGTACAAGATTGTTTAGATATTATAGAGGCAAATTGTAAAAAAAGAAAAACAACTACAAGTATAATAAATTCTAATTTACAAGGTCCAATGTTCCAATCATTTCCGGTTGAAATTGAAGTTGGTGGAGCAACAGTATTTATTTTAGATGTAGATAAATTTATTAAACTATAA
- the rsmI gene encoding 16S rRNA (cytidine(1402)-2'-O)-methyltransferase has protein sequence MIYFIPTPIGNLEDITLRSLRILREVEYIACEDTRTTKKLLDYYDIHKKLISYHKFNEKERIDELINLAIDNDIAVVSDAGMPGISDPGNILINALIEKQLKYTVLPGASAFTTALVMSGFNSIDFEFLGFVPSKKSEKTKFIKNLLEKKHTLIFYETPHRINDTIKELSEFIPNRKIAIVREISKIYEEVKIFLIKDYENISITEKGEFVVIIDTDDTIEEISDEFILKKLNELYQKGKTKKSAVNIITQKYNLNKNRVYELSITT, from the coding sequence ATGATATATTTTATTCCTACGCCGATAGGAAATCTTGAAGATATAACACTTAGATCTCTTAGAATACTAAGAGAAGTAGAATATATAGCATGTGAAGATACAAGAACGACAAAAAAATTATTAGATTATTATGATATACATAAAAAACTAATATCTTATCACAAGTTTAATGAAAAAGAAAGGATAGACGAATTAATAAATTTAGCTATAGATAATGATATTGCCGTAGTTTCAGATGCTGGTATGCCGGGAATATCAGATCCGGGTAATATTTTAATAAATGCATTAATTGAAAAACAATTAAAATATACAGTTTTACCGGGAGCAAGTGCATTTACCACCGCTCTTGTAATGAGTGGGTTTAATAGCATAGATTTTGAATTTTTAGGATTTGTGCCTAGCAAAAAGTCTGAAAAAACAAAATTTATAAAAAATTTATTAGAAAAAAAACATACTTTGATTTTTTATGAAACACCACATAGGATAAATGATACAATAAAAGAATTATCTGAATTTATTCCTAATAGAAAGATTGCTATTGTAAGAGAAATTTCAAAAATATATGAGGAAGTTAAGATATTTTTAATTAAAGACTATGAAAATATTTCAATAACTGAAAAAGGTGAATTTGTGGTAATAATTGATACTGATGATACTATTGAAGAAATCAGTGATGAGTTTATACTTAAAAAGTTAAATGAGTTATATCAAAAAGGTAAAACAAAGAAATCGGCAGTAAATATAATCACTCAAAAATATAATTTAAATAAAAATAGAGTATATGAATTGTCTATTACTACATAA
- the glmM gene encoding phosphoglucosamine mutase has protein sequence MKYFGTDGFRGEANIDLNVNHAFKIGRFLGDYFKKQNKDSKIVIGKDTRRSSYMFESALAAGITSSGSDAYLLHVTTTPSVSYITRTEDFDCGIMISASHNPYYDNGIKLIGGDGYKLEGDILEEIEKYIDSEEDTIPLAKGENIGRTVDYLVGRNRYIAYLATVVTKSFKGIKVLVDASNGAAYQISKNVFDILGADVDMINDRPDGYNINKDAGSTHIENLAEKVVEGKYDLGIAYDGDADRCLAVDENGNIISGDHIMYIFGKYLRDIGELNKNIVVTTVMSNLGLYKTLESQNIEYIQTPVGDKYVSEEIRQNGYSVGGEQSGHIILSKYATTGDGILTSLKLIEIMVKSKSSLSLLAKELKIYPQLLENLRITDKNIVLNDEDVQKSIKEVEETLKDSGRILVRPSGTEPLIRVMIEAETDEICKENVEKVVKVIKEKGYLK, from the coding sequence ATGAAATATTTTGGAACAGATGGATTTAGAGGAGAGGCTAATATAGACTTAAATGTGAATCACGCTTTTAAAATAGGTAGATTTTTAGGTGACTATTTTAAAAAACAAAATAAAGATTCTAAAATAGTTATCGGAAAGGATACAAGAAGATCAAGCTATATGTTTGAATCAGCACTTGCAGCAGGTATTACTTCAAGTGGAAGTGACGCATATTTACTTCATGTAACAACTACTCCAAGTGTTTCCTATATAACAAGAACAGAAGATTTTGATTGCGGGATTATGATATCGGCAAGTCATAATCCATATTATGATAATGGTATAAAGTTAATAGGAGGAGATGGATATAAATTAGAAGGAGATATTTTAGAAGAAATAGAAAAATATATAGATTCTGAAGAGGATACAATTCCCTTAGCTAAAGGTGAAAATATCGGAAGAACAGTAGACTATCTTGTTGGAAGAAATAGATATATTGCATATTTAGCAACAGTGGTTACTAAATCATTTAAGGGAATTAAGGTATTAGTTGACGCATCTAATGGAGCTGCATATCAAATATCAAAAAATGTTTTTGATATTTTAGGGGCTGATGTTGATATGATTAATGACAGACCTGATGGATACAATATTAATAAAGATGCAGGATCCACACATATCGAAAATTTAGCGGAAAAAGTTGTTGAAGGTAAATATGATTTAGGTATTGCATACGATGGTGATGCAGATAGATGTTTAGCTGTAGATGAAAATGGAAACATTATTTCCGGTGATCATATAATGTATATATTTGGTAAATATTTAAGAGATATTGGTGAATTAAATAAAAATATTGTTGTTACAACTGTTATGTCAAATTTAGGGTTATATAAAACTTTAGAATCACAAAATATAGAATATATTCAAACACCGGTAGGTGATAAATACGTTTCGGAAGAAATAAGACAAAACGGATATAGTGTCGGAGGAGAACAATCTGGACACATTATATTATCAAAATATGCTACAACGGGTGATGGTATATTAACATCATTGAAATTGATAGAAATTATGGTTAAATCAAAATCATCATTATCATTGTTGGCAAAAGAGTTAAAAATATATCCTCAACTTTTAGAAAATTTAAGAATCACAGATAAAAATATTGTTTTAAATGATGAAGATGTTCAAAAATCTATAAAAGAAGTAGAAGAAACATTAAAAGATTCTGGTAGAATTTTGGTTAGACCTTCAGGTACGGAACCACTTATAAGAGTTATGATTGAAGCTGAAACAGATGAAATTTGTAAAGAAAATGTAGAGAAAGTTGTTAAAGTTATAAAAGAAAAAGGTTACTTAAAATAA
- a CDS encoding DegV family protein: MKKLIVSDYCAEINEKIEKQENVKRVPFFIDIEDKSIVADDSADIDELIQLMNNSKEVVKTAAPTPEYFYEAGKGYDEIYYVTISSKLSATYNSAIIAKSMLEDENPNVKIHVFDSKSAACGETQVIRAIQEQLELNKKFEEVVENVTAKIEKLNTIFVLENLDNLIKNGRMSKVAGMIASALKIYPVCVGVDGAIEVKYKPRGIKSALNKMISAIGELTNIYSDKILYITHIRNEERAKKIKEMAEEFYDFKSIEILEGTALSTVYANENGIILAF; encoded by the coding sequence ATGAAAAAATTAATAGTTTCTGATTATTGTGCAGAGATAAATGAAAAAATTGAAAAACAAGAAAACGTTAAAAGAGTTCCATTTTTTATAGATATAGAAGATAAAAGTATTGTTGCAGATGATAGTGCTGATATAGATGAACTTATTCAATTAATGAATAATTCTAAAGAAGTTGTTAAAACGGCAGCACCTACTCCAGAATATTTTTATGAAGCAGGAAAAGGATATGACGAAATATATTATGTAACTATTTCTTCAAAATTATCTGCAACATATAATAGTGCAATAATTGCAAAATCAATGTTGGAAGACGAAAATCCAAATGTTAAAATTCATGTATTTGATTCTAAATCTGCGGCATGTGGTGAAACTCAAGTTATTAGAGCTATACAAGAACAATTAGAGTTAAATAAAAAATTTGAAGAAGTTGTAGAAAATGTTACAGCGAAAATCGAAAAATTAAATACAATATTTGTATTAGAAAACTTAGATAATTTAATTAAAAATGGAAGAATGTCGAAAGTCGCCGGAATGATTGCTTCAGCTTTGAAGATTTATCCGGTATGTGTCGGGGTTGATGGGGCTATAGAAGTTAAATATAAGCCAAGAGGAATAAAATCAGCCTTAAATAAAATGATAAGTGCTATTGGTGAATTAACGAATATTTATAGTGATAAAATTTTGTATATTACACATATAAGGAATGAAGAAAGAGCTAAAAAAATTAAAGAAATGGCTGAAGAATTTTATGATTTTAAGTCAATAGAAATATTAGAAGGGACAGCATTATCTACTGTTTATGCAAATGAAAACGGAATAATTTTGGCGTTTTAA
- a CDS encoding ABC transporter substrate-binding protein, translated as MKDKKKIEIILLFIIAIFFFILIILPKKKTEVKIDSYKNYIVNPRKKLDKDVLKVGVPLREKPLNVFDDGDGTVSLLSRLIHPSLLYKDKNDKAKLEIAEEYWYEDLGKTISVKLKKDYKFSNGELLTAKNVYNTYLVLADPSYSGKYVNYVNNLKGYFDYKLKVTDKLHGIEVLGDYFIKFHFNDASFSNIYSLMFPIVNIKKTDFRYNDLSKVKYVDLLNGAGRYKVENIVDENIKLILKDNKKNKDIKIKKIEISFWDYRDAMHKFQSGELDILYKYPKGKNFYRDYNERTRQYSNHIDFQSVIFNFIGFNQKSNIFKNENYRRALRDSIEVKKIFEEKYGKDVYDFPEIPVYKNSWFNSDNYKLDRKNNLSEELSKKYKRQGKYFIDKNGEYITVKLAYMEEDSFANDIKEYIVNEIENEGIKVKLKSLSPQEMYKHLNDEDEDYDIYISQGRMTEIPSYQYDNKNKESKYENINTLLDTSFYYILEKIREDVYSEELNKLTYQWKKNFDKTTPYIVLSTENITSIINKRVKGIYINEFIGLSDIENLKNIEFTD; from the coding sequence ATGAAAGATAAAAAGAAAATAGAAATAATATTACTTTTTATTATAGCTATTTTTTTCTTTATATTAATTATTCTTCCTAAGAAAAAAACTGAAGTTAAAATTGACAGTTACAAAAATTATATTGTAAATCCAAGAAAAAAATTAGATAAGGATGTCTTAAAAGTTGGAGTTCCGTTAAGAGAGAAACCGTTAAATGTTTTTGATGATGGTGATGGAACGGTGTCACTATTATCTAGATTAATTCATCCTTCGCTTTTATACAAGGACAAAAATGATAAAGCAAAACTTGAAATAGCTGAAGAATATTGGTATGAAGATTTAGGAAAAACTATTTCTGTTAAATTAAAAAAGGATTATAAGTTTTCAAATGGAGAATTATTAACTGCTAAAAATGTATACAATACATATTTAGTTTTAGCTGATCCTTCATATTCTGGAAAATATGTTAATTATGTTAATAATTTAAAGGGATATTTCGACTATAAATTAAAAGTAACAGACAAATTACATGGTATAGAGGTATTAGGCGATTATTTTATTAAATTTCATTTTAATGATGCAAGTTTTTCAAATATTTATTCTTTAATGTTTCCTATAGTTAATATAAAGAAAACAGATTTTAGATACAATGATTTATCTAAGGTTAAGTATGTTGATTTGTTAAACGGGGCGGGAAGATATAAGGTAGAAAATATTGTAGATGAAAATATAAAATTGATATTGAAAGATAATAAAAAAAACAAAGATATTAAAATAAAAAAAATAGAAATTTCTTTTTGGGATTATCGTGATGCAATGCATAAATTTCAATCTGGAGAATTAGATATTTTGTATAAATACCCAAAAGGAAAAAATTTCTATAGAGATTATAATGAAAGAACTAGACAATATTCCAATCATATAGATTTTCAGTCGGTCATTTTTAATTTTATTGGGTTTAATCAAAAAAGTAATATTTTTAAAAATGAAAATTATAGAAGGGCACTTAGAGATTCTATAGAAGTAAAAAAAATATTTGAAGAAAAATATGGAAAAGATGTTTATGATTTTCCGGAAATACCGGTATATAAAAATTCATGGTTTAATAGTGATAATTACAAATTAGATAGAAAAAATAATTTATCAGAGGAATTATCTAAAAAATATAAACGTCAAGGTAAATATTTTATTGATAAAAATGGTGAATATATAACAGTCAAATTAGCATATATGGAAGAAGATAGTTTCGCTAATGATATTAAAGAATATATTGTTAATGAAATTGAAAATGAGGGTATAAAGGTAAAGTTAAAATCATTGTCACCTCAAGAAATGTATAAACATTTAAATGATGAAGATGAAGATTACGATATTTATATTTCACAAGGAAGAATGACTGAGATACCTTCATATCAATATGATAATAAAAATAAAGAGAGTAAATACGAAAATATAAATACATTGTTAGATACTTCTTTTTATTATATTTTAGAAAAAATTAGAGAAGATGTTTATAGTGAAGAGTTAAATAAATTAACTTATCAATGGAAGAAAAATTTCGATAAAACAACACCATATATAGTTTTATCAACAGAAAATATTACGTCTATAATAAATAAAAGAGTAAAGGGTATCTACATAAATGAGTTTATTGGATTATCAGATATAGAAAATTTAAAAAATATAGAATTTACAGATTAA
- the tig gene encoding trigger factor translates to MSKLVSKENNKAVFVETVKFDVFKEKLQEAYQKNKSRFNIPGFRKGKAPRRIIEMNYGKEVFYNDALDLILPDAYQNAIEELKITPVSRPHVDFGKIEEGKDIELKFEVETYPEFELADYTKLEVTKQDTEVKEELVEARIQDEIQKNGVIKPVEREIQIGDVVNIDFEGFKDGVAFEGGKAEGYDLKIGSKSFIPGFEEGLIGKKLGEEVELNLTFPEEYQAEDLKGQEVLFKVKVNEVKEEVFPELDDDFVMDVSEFDTVDEYKESIRKELKENLEKNNEIELENQVIEEVIRRTEISVPNQMIEDQLEQEYHEYTHQISHMGIDMKTYFQLTGSSEEQIREQLRERAENKVKIDLILEKLVEEKEYAVSDDEVENEYKDVAKQYKKEDDAEFIEKMKQQVSPERIKVILQRRKAVDEFKQNVVFVDKKEEKEESEEK, encoded by the coding sequence ATGAGTAAGTTAGTATCAAAAGAAAATAATAAGGCTGTTTTTGTAGAAACAGTAAAATTTGATGTTTTTAAAGAAAAATTACAAGAAGCATATCAAAAAAATAAATCTAGATTTAATATACCTGGGTTTAGAAAAGGAAAAGCACCAAGAAGAATTATTGAGATGAATTATGGTAAAGAAGTATTTTATAATGATGCATTGGATTTAATTTTACCTGATGCATATCAAAATGCAATTGAAGAATTAAAAATTACACCTGTTTCAAGACCACATGTAGACTTTGGCAAAATTGAAGAAGGTAAAGATATAGAATTAAAATTTGAAGTAGAAACATATCCTGAATTTGAATTAGCAGACTATACAAAATTAGAAGTTACAAAACAAGATACAGAAGTAAAAGAAGAATTAGTAGAAGCTAGAATTCAAGATGAAATTCAAAAAAATGGGGTTATAAAACCTGTTGAAAGAGAAATTCAAATAGGTGACGTGGTAAATATTGATTTTGAAGGCTTTAAGGATGGAGTAGCATTTGAAGGCGGTAAGGCTGAAGGATACGATTTAAAAATCGGCTCAAAATCATTCATCCCAGGATTTGAAGAAGGTTTAATTGGTAAAAAATTAGGCGAAGAAGTAGAATTGAATTTAACATTCCCGGAAGAATATCAAGCAGAAGATTTAAAAGGACAAGAAGTACTATTTAAGGTAAAAGTTAATGAAGTAAAAGAAGAAGTATTTCCGGAATTAGATGATGATTTTGTAATGGATGTTTCAGAATTTGATACAGTTGATGAATACAAAGAATCAATTAGAAAAGAATTAAAAGAAAATTTAGAAAAAAATAATGAAATTGAATTAGAAAATCAAGTAATCGAAGAAGTAATAAGACGTACAGAAATTAGCGTGCCTAATCAAATGATTGAAGATCAATTAGAACAAGAATATCATGAATATACTCATCAAATAAGCCATATGGGAATTGATATGAAGACATATTTCCAATTAACAGGATCAAGTGAAGAACAAATTAGAGAACAATTGAGAGAAAGAGCTGAAAATAAAGTGAAAATAGACTTGATTTTAGAAAAACTTGTAGAAGAAAAAGAATATGCTGTTTCTGACGATGAAGTAGAAAATGAATATAAAGATGTTGCAAAACAATATAAAAAAGAAGATGATGCTGAATTTATTGAAAAAATGAAACAACAAGTATCACCTGAAAGAATTAAAGTAATTTTACAAAGAAGAAAAGCTGTTGATGAATTCAAACAAAATGTAGTATTTGTTGACAAAAAAGAAGAAAAAGAAGAATCAGAAGAAAAATAA